The DNA window ACTTTTTGGCTTATGCAAAATCCGGCCACTACAACGGCACCATCTTTCACCGCGTAATGGACGGTTTCATGATTCAGGGCGGTGGTTTTGATGAAAACATGAATCAGAAAGACGCTCCGAATACCGTTGAGAATGAAGCGAAAAACGGACTTAAAAACGATGCCGGAACCATTGCCATGGCCCGTACGCCTGATCCGCACAGCGCCAGTGCCCAGTTTTTCATCAATGTAAACGATAATGCATTTCTCAACTATCCCGGGCAGGACGGCTGGGGCTACTGCGTCTTCGGAAAAGTGGTTGAAGGCATGGACGTCGTGAACGAAATTAAAGGCGTGAAAACCGGTAACGCCGGTCCTCACCAGAATGTGCCGGTTGAGCCCGTATTCATCAACGAAGTCACCGTGATCGACTGAAAATAGTTCCAAACATTGGAAAACCAAGGCGTGACAGCACCGGCTGTTGCGCCTTATTTTTTTCCAATGATTGGAAACAAAACCATCGAACGAATCCAGGCCAGCGGTTTCCGCTCGGTCTGGGCGGTTACCGGCGGGGGCATTGCCGCCGTGCACGCCATGCTGGTCCATCCCGGTGCCTCGCGTTTTGTGCTCGATGTGCGCATTCCCTACAGCGCCGAAGCTCTCGAAAAATTTCTCGGGGATAAGCCGGTCTCCGCCTGTTCTGAAGCCGCCGCGCGGCTGATGGCCGCAAAAGCGCTGGAATCGGGAACGCTGGGCGTTGCCTGCACGGCCGCACTTCAAACCAATCGCGCGCGCAAAGGGGCTGACCGCGCTTATATCTGTATCCAGTCTTTGGAAAAGACCGTTTGCAAACGGATTGATCTGGAGCCGGGTACGCGTGCCGAACAGGATACGACGCTCAGCGAAATACTCCTTACGCTGCTCGCCGATTTTGTAGGGGAACACGATGAACGATAAACTGCAGCAGCTGCTCGACGGCGGAATTGACCATGTGCTGATGGGCTGTGAAAAACTGCCTGCAAATCCGCTGTTTTATCCCGGTTCCTTCAAT is part of the Pontiella agarivorans genome and encodes:
- a CDS encoding peptidylprolyl isomerase, translating into MILMKTSKGDIHLELDAEKAPKTVANFLAYAKSGHYNGTIFHRVMDGFMIQGGGFDENMNQKDAPNTVENEAKNGLKNDAGTIAMARTPDPHSASAQFFINVNDNAFLNYPGQDGWGYCVFGKVVEGMDVVNEIKGVKTGNAGPHQNVPVEPVFINEVTVID
- a CDS encoding CinA family protein; translation: MTAPAVAPYFFPMIGNKTIERIQASGFRSVWAVTGGGIAAVHAMLVHPGASRFVLDVRIPYSAEALEKFLGDKPVSACSEAAARLMAAKALESGTLGVACTAALQTNRARKGADRAYICIQSLEKTVCKRIDLEPGTRAEQDTTLSEILLTLLADFVGEHDER